CAAGCAAGCAAAAATGCTCCTTGAATCAACTGATCTATTTGATTTGTGATCACCAAGCGACCGCGCGAAAAAGGTGCGGTCGCTTTACTTTAATCTTTTTCGTATGAATTTCGACGACGAGTTTATCACTACGATGCACCCGCCGGGGTCGTTTAACGATATTAAGTTCTTCCCCACCCCGCCGGAGCGCAAACTGCACAGACCGAAGCTTAACGCTTTTGCGGCGGTCGGGTTCGTGCTTGCCGCGGCAATAATCGCGCTTGCGGCGTTTTGCCTTGCGTATCTTATTTGCGAACCGCTTGACCTCGCGTTGTCAAGCGAGAGCATTGCGGGAATAGCGTGCGATGGCGCGTGCGTTATCGTTCTGTTCCTCGCGCGAAAGACCATACCGGTGTTTTTCGTGCGGGTCTATCAAAGGTTTGCCTCCGACAAAGTACGGCTCAGATGTTTATACACGCCGAGCTGTTCGGAATACATGATCGTCTGCATACTCAAATACGGCGTTATTCGCGGCGGCGTGCGCGGCATAAAACGGCTCAAACGCTGTCACCATCCCAACGGCGGCGAGGACCTGCCTTAACGAACAAAAAAATCTCTCGGCTATTTTGCTCGGGAGATTTTTTATGTAAAATTCGTTACGTTATTTGTATAAGGTTTCAAGTTCTTTTTGAATTTCTTCGGCGCGAGCGATTTGGTCTTTGAGATTCCATTTGCCGATATTCACTCCGTCTTTCAAAAACAGCGAGCCGCATTGATGGAAATAAAATTCGATATTCCTTTCTTTTGCTTCCAAATACAAATTCTTGACCCATTCATACTCGATAGGACGCACATCCGCTTTGGGTGCCATTTCCCCGCCTACGTTCACGCATTTTATCAATCCCGTATCGAGGTATTTTCCCAAAGAAATAGGACCGATCAGCGGAGAGCAAAAAACTTCTCTGTGCTTAACGGGCGCTTCCAAGAAATGTTTGAGCCGAATATCCGCCATTTCTTGGTTTTCAATGGAGATACTCATATAAACGTGTTCCCAGCCCTCGCCCCAGTCAAAAGGAACGCTGTTTTTAATTCGCTCGGGGCGTTTGGTCGTAAGCACGAATTTGCAGTCCTTTCTTCTTCTGATAAAATCCCAACAGCCGTCCCTCCACCCGTCCGCTTCTTCAATAAAGAAATCGGAAGAAAAGCAAAGCTTAATTAAAGAATTGGGCGGGCAGTCTTTGTCTTTAAGCTCATAGGTGGTTTTACCCTTTTCGATTACTGTGGTATCTCTGCCGTATCTTTGGTCCATTTTATAAACAAAACAATTTTTACAACCCGCACTGACTTTTTTGCACCCGTGCCACGGGTTCCACGGTATAGCTTTTTCGATTTCGTTATTCTGCATTATTTCACCCCCGAGTTACTAACTTCCATAATTTTATTCGCTCTCTCCGCCAACGCGACCAAGGCGTTAAAATCATCTTGCCCGAGCCCGTTCGTCAAAACGTCGAGCTTCCGCTCTAAATCAGCTCTCGCCTTTTCGACAAGCGCCTTCGCCTTTTCGGTCGGCAGAATGTAATAGGCGCGTTTATCCTGCGGCGACGGACTTTTGATAATATAACCCTTATTTTCAAGCGAAGTGATATGCGCTGTGATCATCGGCTTCGACACCTTCAACATTTCCGCTAAGATTACGGGCGTATGCGGACCTTCCGTTTTAGAAATGATATTAAGCACTCCCATTTCGCTTGGACGTATAGGAAGATCCTTTTTCAGATCCATATAGTTTTTGCT
This region of Clostridiales bacterium genomic DNA includes:
- a CDS encoding membrane protein insertion efficiency factor YidD, producing MHPPGSFNDIKFFPTPPERKLHRPKLNAFAAVGFVLAAAIIALAAFCLAYLICEPLDLALSSESIAGIACDGACVIVLFLARKTIPVFFVRVYQRFASDKVRLRCLYTPSCSEYMIVCILKYGVIRGGVRGIKRLKRCHHPNGGEDLP
- a CDS encoding DUF5131 family protein, translated to MQNNEIEKAIPWNPWHGCKKVSAGCKNCFVYKMDQRYGRDTTVIEKGKTTYELKDKDCPPNSLIKLCFSSDFFIEEADGWRDGCWDFIRRRKDCKFVLTTKRPERIKNSVPFDWGEGWEHVYMSISIENQEMADIRLKHFLEAPVKHREVFCSPLIGPISLGKYLDTGLIKCVNVGGEMAPKADVRPIEYEWVKNLYLEAKERNIEFYFHQCGSLFLKDGVNIGKWNLKDQIARAEEIQKELETLYK
- a CDS encoding MarR family transcriptional regulator, with amino-acid sequence MDKYFVANAVLSVFSKNYMDLKKDLPIRPSEMGVLNIISKTEGPHTPVILAEMLKVSKPMITAHITSLENKGYIIKSPSPQDKRAYYILPTEKAKALVEKARADLERKLDVLTNGLGQDDFNALVALAERANKIMEVSNSGVK